In Flavobacterium sp. CS20, a single window of DNA contains:
- the ruvX gene encoding Holliday junction resolvase RuvX, with protein sequence MPKVMALDFGLKRTGIAVTDDLKMMAFGLKAVETKSLMDFLKTYVSKNQVDEIVIGQPKHVDGQLMALERNILWLIEDIKKDFPKLKIIRIDERYSSKMASQAIAQSGLKNKKKRSKGLIDEISATLILQDYLN encoded by the coding sequence ATGCCAAAGGTAATGGCTTTAGATTTTGGACTCAAACGCACAGGTATTGCTGTAACCGATGACTTAAAAATGATGGCTTTCGGTCTTAAAGCAGTTGAAACCAAGAGTTTAATGGATTTTTTAAAAACTTATGTTTCAAAAAATCAAGTTGATGAAATTGTTATAGGTCAACCCAAACACGTCGATGGTCAACTTATGGCTCTTGAAAGAAACATCCTATGGTTGATTGAAGATATCAAAAAAGATTTCCCAAAACTCAAAATCATAAGAATTGACGAACGTTATTCTTCAAAAATGGCTTCACAAGCTATTGCTCAAAGTGGTTTAAAAAACAAAAAAAAACGAAGCAAAGGTTTGATAGATGAGATCAGTGCAACATTGATTTTGCAGGACTACCTTAATTAG
- a CDS encoding queuosine precursor transporter — protein MILVALFISSLVSSNLIFKKFFAWDFFGFYTFEVSVGILPYPLTFLITDTISEIYGRKKANQVVTVGIFASLFSLLIILVSNQVSAIPTSPIQDDTFNRVFGSTGIAVSASMIAYLFAQYIDIAIYHFWKKQTKGRHLWLRNNFSTMSSQFIDTLVVIGLLCSFGEIPWNKFNVLLFSGFLFKVIVVALDTPVLYLIVYSFRKRFKLKVNEEISLD, from the coding sequence ATGATATTAGTCGCTTTATTTATTTCATCATTAGTCTCATCAAATCTGATTTTTAAAAAATTTTTTGCTTGGGATTTTTTTGGGTTTTATACGTTTGAAGTTTCTGTAGGCATTTTACCATATCCATTAACGTTTTTAATTACAGACACTATCAGCGAAATTTATGGGCGTAAAAAAGCTAACCAAGTTGTTACCGTAGGAATTTTTGCCTCCTTATTTTCGCTTTTAATCATTTTGGTATCAAATCAAGTTTCAGCAATTCCCACATCACCAATACAAGATGATACCTTCAATCGGGTTTTTGGTTCTACAGGAATTGCAGTTTCTGCATCTATGATTGCTTATTTGTTTGCACAATACATCGATATTGCTATTTATCATTTTTGGAAAAAACAAACCAAAGGTCGCCATTTGTGGTTGAGAAATAATTTTTCTACCATGAGTTCTCAATTTATTGATACGTTAGTTGTGATTGGCTTACTTTGTAGTTTCGGTGAAATACCTTGGAATAAGTTTAACGTGCTATTATTTTCTGGTTTTTTATTTAAAGTTATTGTCGTCGCTTTAGACACACCAGTACTTTATCTTATTGTTTATAGTTTTAGAAAACGCTTCAAACTGAAAGTTAATGAGGAAATAAGCTTAGACTAA
- a CDS encoding 2,3,4,5-tetrahydropyridine-2,6-dicarboxylate N-succinyltransferase yields MNNLQNIISKAWDNRDLLKDKATIKAIREVVELLDQGKLRCAEPTDQGWQVNEWVKKAVVLYFPIQKMKTLEAGIFEYHDKIPLKTHYKERNIRVVPNAVARHGAYISSGVIMMPSYVNIGAYVDAGTMVDTWATVGSCAQIGKNVHLSGGVGIGGVLEPLQVAPVIIEDNAFLGSRSIVVEGVRVESEAVLGANVVLTASTKIIDVTGDKPKEMKGIIPARSVVIPGSYTKSFPAGDYNVPCALIIGQRKASTNKKTSLNEALRTYDVAV; encoded by the coding sequence ATGAATAATTTACAAAATATTATATCCAAAGCATGGGACAATAGAGACTTGCTGAAAGATAAAGCTACAATTAAAGCCATTAGAGAAGTCGTTGAACTTTTAGATCAAGGCAAATTGCGTTGTGCTGAACCAACTGATCAAGGTTGGCAAGTCAACGAATGGGTAAAAAAAGCCGTGGTTTTGTATTTTCCTATCCAAAAAATGAAAACTTTAGAAGCTGGCATTTTTGAATATCATGATAAAATTCCATTAAAAACCCATTATAAAGAACGCAATATTCGTGTTGTGCCTAATGCTGTGGCTCGTCACGGGGCTTATATTTCAAGCGGTGTTATTATGATGCCGAGTTATGTCAACATAGGAGCTTATGTTGATGCTGGCACTATGGTTGATACTTGGGCAACTGTTGGCAGTTGTGCTCAAATTGGTAAAAACGTACATTTGTCTGGTGGTGTTGGTATAGGTGGTGTTTTGGAGCCTTTGCAAGTCGCACCTGTCATTATTGAAGACAACGCTTTTCTCGGTTCAAGAAGCATAGTTGTAGAAGGTGTAAGAGTAGAAAGTGAAGCCGTGCTTGGTGCCAATGTAGTTTTGACAGCATCAACTAAAATTATTGATGTGACAGGCGATAAGCCTAAAGAAATGAAAGGCATTATTCCTGCACGTTCAGTTGTGATTCCAGGAAGTTATACCAAGTCTTTTCCCGCTGGCGATTACAACGTGCCTTGTGCTTTGATTATTGGTCAGCGTAAAGCCAGTACCAATAAAAAAACATCTTTGAATGAGGCTTTAAGAACTTATGATGTGGCGGTTTAG